In the genome of Lathyrus oleraceus cultivar Zhongwan6 chromosome 4, CAAS_Psat_ZW6_1.0, whole genome shotgun sequence, the window TTTGAGGGTGCTTTGGAAAGGTGATATTAGTGAGTTCTTTAAGGCCAACAAATTAAGGCTTAACACAAGGTGATCCAATGTCTCTATATTTTATGTCCTTTGTATATATAAACTCTCGCGCTTGATTCATGATGCAGTGGATCTCACCAAATGGCAATGCTTAAAGATGGCTAAAGTGGGTCCTAAGGTGTCCCATCTCATGTTCGCAGATGACCTCATTGTGTTTAGTTCTGCCTCTGAAGCTCAAATTAGTGTGGTTATGGACATTCTTTCCCAATTATATAACTCTTTTGGGTAACATATTAATATGGATAAATCCAACATTATGTTTTCTGGAAATAccagtgtaagaccccaattttgaccttaagatccctcatggcatcataacattgcatttgcatagcctcaaggatcatgagcatcttggttccctttgcctttgggtgggactccttgtgattggtttgaaatcaccaagcatgcttgaattatacatcattgtttctcttacttttttttactaaaaaaaataataataataaaaaaaaacgaaaaaatgaaaaaaaaaacgaaaataaataaataaataaaatataacaaataaaaaatttggacttgggcctctctcatttgagcccacaggtccacaaaaaccaggttataaattcagagtttcaatgaaacaaaaggacattccattcctattacccttgctagaaaaagatagtgagagaagagctaacagagttcagagcaacctccaaaccctaAAGAGAGCTCAtctgcacagaatcacctctgcctcacgTAAACCCTAAGAgtgttttgtaaacctcacgggtgcaactcaatttcaatcgatcctccccaatcaggtatgccctatttccactactttatactttcaacctgaaattttttgatacccttttaatgtatgtgtttgacaagaggtttaggcctcctaccattggttgctttttgtgagttttttgtgaattttaatggcatgattcatgtggttacattttgatttgggggcaactcttgattaccctatcttgtttctctaacctgtttattgagtttttttttgtgaggcctcacatgactcttgcagagatggcttggtgttccactttatttgtgggataccacctggaggtttattctgattacctgtgcttaatggcttgagatatttgtttgtgacggcttattccaaaggatgagagctacttggatcatcaatatgatctcaagagggaAACTCCTAATatggttttattttcttttcccttatctcttgtatgtttaggaatttaacccttcttttttttttctccccattctaacccaagccaaaactttttgtgcaaacaataacttttgttttcaacattagaaacctaagccttatgcttttgattttcaaacttatttttcataacacttattttgaattgaaccttttaatccactttaaccatatttttgtaaatacttttaattggtaaatataacccattcaaatactttttgtggtttcaatggccaccttcttaatcaaacctcttttttataaccattagctattaggtttgagttatccttgagatagatataatactcacttttatccttagtgatggacaatgagtcttccatgcttattatagggttaacccctcactagcatgttgaagctatcctcacatggtggatttgtggttttaggttgagttttctccctttgataataaaagaccttaaggtttttggaccaatcaattcaccaacttttttttgaatttttttaccccgaactacgaggttttgatcctaatctttttttaagatggtacgtaggcaatgggttcatccattcaaacacaaaatgtaaataaatttgtatattcttttctcatcccttcaatcatgtttgcacaaataaattttcacaaaaaaacaacaaccttacaacaagtgtgaaaagggctccctaggagtacctaggatgctttgggtgcctaataccttcccattgcataaccaacccccttacccagatctctgacatttttactagtttttgattcgataaaacttttaggtttttgttcgctttctaaccattcctttggataaatagaagtgcggtggcgactcgacttgtatgatttaccttggatttagtcaatatctctaatggtaacgaataccccgctacaaccAGTATCTTATTGAGAAGGTCCAATTTAAGCTTGCCCATTGGAAGAGCAGACAACTCTCTTTCGATGGCAGGGTCACTTTGGCTAAGGTTGTGATTGAGGCCTTGCCCACTTACACTATGATGTATGTTTCCATTCCTCAAAAGTGTTTAACAAAGATTCATCAGTGTTAGAGATCGTTTATATGGGGTGATTCTCTTGAGAAAATTCATATGCATTTTATCCGTTGGAGCACCATTAGCAAAGGGAAGCATCTTGGTGGCCTTCCAATTTATCGATCCTGAACAAAGCTTGTCTTTCCAAGATGGGATGGAATCTGAAAGGTAAAGGTAAATCTCTTTGGTGTAGTCTTATAAAGAGCAAGTATGTTGCTAGGCAACTTGACTATGGTAGTATATCTGCCAAGCCCTATGATTCTTGCATCTAGAAATTGATAGTTGATCTTTGTCGTAAGCTGGATTTTCTATCCTATTGGGAAGTGGGCAACAGTTCAAGCATTAGACCGTGGGAAAATGCTTAGGTTTGCATTGAGTTTGTTTTCAAAGATCATGCCCTTCCGCACATGAATGTCATAACTAATTTTCAGCTTGTGTCTGATCTCTTGAATGCTGCTGGAAAATGGAACTGGAGTTTAATTAGTAGGTTTTTTCCTCATCCCATATAGATAAAATCTGTGATATCCCCCTCCCTCTTTAGCAGGCCCTATTCCCGATAGTTGTATCTGGGGTGGGATAAATTTCGAGTCATTCTCCATCTCTAGCATGTATGGTTTCTTGAATCAGAACTCGATTGATGAGTCTAGTTTTCACTAGGATGTTATCTAGAAGTTGCAGGTCCTTGAGCATATTCATAACTTCATATGGAAAGTCCGCTACAATGGTCTTATTACAAATGCTTCTCTTAATCATCTTCAGCTGAGGAATAATCTTTGTGATCTTTGTGGGTTTCATCCAAAATCTATTCTTCACGCCCTTCGTGATTGCATTTTTCCCAAAAAGATGTTGGAATCAATTCGTCATCCACATCAACAAGACGCGCTTTTCTCCTCTTCGTTGTCTGACTAGCTTGAGCTTAATACCACTCAACAAATGCATAATATTGTTCTTGACTGGTCTGCGTTGTGGGCTTTCGCGTGCCATCTTCTATGGACCTAGAGGAATAAACAACTTCATGACCCCCATTATATTATGCCCCATAATTTGGTCTATAAGGTCCGTAAGTTTGCTTCTCTTTACCCTACCAGCATGAGACTTTCCCTTAAAGTGCAACCTTTGATTCATGGCCCAAATTTAGTTTAGTGGTGCTCATCTCCCTTTGAGTAGGGTTTGTTTCAATTCTGATGAGGCAGTCACTAGCGGATTACTTGCTAAGTGTGGGGGCTTTTTTTCGTGACAGTCAAGGAAGATGGCTCAGTGGCTTTCATAAGACTATTGGTGATTGTAATAGTCTTGTTGCAGAGTTCTCGAGTGTCCTTACGGGTTTGGAGCTTGCTTGGAAGAGAGGTTTCAAGAACCTTATTGTTTAAGTTGACAACAAGATGATAGTGGATGCTCTCCAAGGGTCACCTTTGAAGCCTAAACAATGCTCGACTTTGGCTAGGCgtattcttcttctccttcagcattTTGAAGAAGTGCAATTCATTCACATTTTTAGAGAGACTAATAAGTGTGCTGATTTTTTTAGTCAAGCTAAATTTGTCCAGTTTTGATGATTGTTTCTGGTTCGATGCTTTCCCGTTAGAGTTAAATCGTTTTCTTAATAACGACTGTTCTGATGTGTCTGTGAGACGTATTACCTAGTGTCTCATTGTTTTGGACCTTTGGCCCTTCCATTTTACTaataaaaaaaatctatttaTCAACAAATATAATTAACAcgaatttttaaaataaaaaggaACCTTATGTTATATAGAAAAACTAAAATATCAAATTATGGTGAGTTAAAATAGTAATAATGGTTTAAAGACAACAAACACTAGATTGTAACTAACTATTATTACTATAGTTTTTATATTAGATTTAATCCATATACTTACATAATCTACTCAAATTGATGATGTTACTATATAAATATATCTAGATTTAATTTATTTACAAAATCTAATTTTCTcaatgttttatttttattccttGGGCAAAAAATCTTCATGTAAATGTTAAAATTAGGTTCAAAACTTAATAGCAATGACCTATAATGTGCAAATGCATGAATTAAGAAAAGTGGATAATCTGATGCCAACAACATTAATTGCATGACAAATACATTTGGCCTTCTATGAAAGTGCCACACAACCATACCAAGTCTCAACAATAATTAATCAACTTAACATGTATAAGGTTGGTTCCCAACCAACCGCAGGCCCAAGAGAACCTGAATACGATGAGACTTAGTCTAAGAACATGCACGTCGAAGCATTAGTACTCATCATCGTCAGATATAATCGAACAGTTCCATAAGTGAGGAGAGCAAGATCATGCGGGGACAATGAACAATTCTAACCGTCCACATTATATAAAGTCTATCACATTCATATAATCGAACTATTTTTTCAATCTTCCACTAATTTAAACGCGAGAGTGTTAACGTTAAAGATTCATCTATGTTCCGTCATATTAAAAATTTACTCAAATTTATCAATTCTCCACATAGTTTTATTTAAGTACGAAACAACATATAAAACATTAACGTCAAATATAATCACACATATTAATATTATTATCGTGTTAGTATCGGATACCATACGCATCTTCTATCCTAATTATATTGGTAGCACGTAGTGTTTTAGTGGAGTATATAACTAAATCACATTGGTAAACAAAGTATTATTATATAATAATTGAGTATGATTgatatttaaaattaaataagCATGAAAAGATGTCGCACATAGTTTGCTTAACAGGATGGAAATACTCAAAGCATAAGGTGAGTTGTCAAGTCTTGAAAAAGGAAAAGATAAATTAGAAAAACAAAAAGCAATCTAACATTGAGACCCCATCTAACATATATAACATGCTTCAATATATATCTCCGTATATAGTTATAATTCACTTCTGTCCATTTTTAACACCTTCATCAAGCTTCTCTGATTCAATCATTCAAGGTATACTATTCATATAACTAAACAGTTTCTATTTGTTTTCATCGTATTATTGTTTTATTATATGGTTTCATAGGGTGTAGAAGAAATGGCAAGTGAGGCACCAAGTTGGGCTGATCAATGGGGTGCTGGTGGCTTTGGTGCAATGGAAGATGACAACACTAAATCTCAAAATGATGCAAAGATGAAGAACTCAGGTGGTAAAGGTGGTTTAAGCAAAGCTAGAGCAACTGCATCAAACTGTGTAAAGTGGTTCAAAAGTTTGTGCAAGAGAAAGACACCAACTAAGCAACTG includes:
- the LOC127138363 gene encoding uncharacterized protein LOC127138363; translated protein: MASEAPSWADQWGAGGFGAMEDDNTKSQNDAKMKNSGGKGGLSKARATASNCVKWFKSLCKRKTPTKQLG